A portion of the Paucilactobacillus hokkaidonensis JCM 18461 genome contains these proteins:
- a CDS encoding helicase C-terminal domain-containing protein — MQTSPIYAVVDLETTGTNLKNGDRIIQIGCVLVSDGEVINHFQTNINPRMPIPTPIEQLTGITNAAVRNAPLFDDVAATIYSLLSDTIFVAHNVNFDFPFLNAELEKAGFPTLEITAIDTVTLSQILLPTAQSFRLRDLTSYLAIAHDSPHSADSDASATGKLLIKLLNKLHQTPTMTLKAITNLGLELPYETMQVFKHEIDRRSKDESVLAEDLYIKDGIVLKKELPSPTINLTKVPKYPSSKTAKQKIFGDHLRYRGSQAKMMNMIYNNYSHPEPQNLIIEAGTGVGKTLGYLVPMLYLTYPNQKVVVSTATNVLQQQMASQAMTQLNQILPFEVGCVVLKGNEHYLDLAKFVHSLSVVEEANQVQMIKARLLIWLLQTNTGDLDELQLTSYRAAYFNEITHQGVGSLNTQNDFYDDDFLIRRQHQLKHANVIITNHAYLGQHAQELGEQLDQPYLIIDEAQHLSENILRQSRRTLNFQSIMTVIHLLEGLVNDGNSRNLSEVFAQLPMAIYNVKLLRTDLSDLENAIKQFEQALYRQFMLNISSADSAQIIEQPIDNQTLLRMLQPSNDILASIKQALGSIHLHFNALHHLFESQSNRWLISDRYLVTQFQSQLVHLTQTDETLNQFMDILNNQADAAVFWLTVQQSLEQSTMRLSGGLLTTNKFLVKQIYPYFKRPTFVGATLFSSSRSQFLYHQLDLDQRQTKTKKLVSPFNYADQSRLFIANDAPIISAQNYQDYIRYLSDTIYQITKNNPRQTMVLFNSLLTIEQIYSQLRSTDLFTKRDILAQGITGTKEKLLKQFTAGHQSILLGAASFWEGIDLPKNQLELLIITRLPFDSPAEVLTKAENNWLQKNHKNPFYNSALPKATLKIRQGLGRLIRTEEDRGVAIILDKRIIERKYGQTMLKTLPEALPIESLPTEEIIDETKNFFKK, encoded by the coding sequence ATGCAGACATCCCCAATATATGCCGTCGTCGATCTTGAAACGACTGGGACCAATCTGAAAAATGGTGATCGAATTATTCAAATCGGTTGCGTTTTAGTTTCAGATGGTGAAGTTATTAATCATTTTCAAACAAATATTAATCCACGTATGCCAATTCCTACACCAATTGAGCAGTTAACGGGGATCACAAACGCTGCTGTGCGGAACGCGCCTTTATTTGACGACGTGGCTGCAACAATCTACAGTCTATTAAGTGACACTATCTTTGTAGCCCATAATGTTAATTTTGACTTTCCATTTTTAAATGCCGAATTGGAAAAAGCGGGATTTCCCACATTAGAAATTACGGCCATTGATACTGTTACGTTAAGCCAAATTTTATTGCCAACGGCGCAGAGCTTTAGATTACGCGATTTAACTAGCTATCTAGCAATCGCACATGATTCGCCGCACAGTGCGGATTCGGATGCTTCTGCGACCGGTAAACTACTTATTAAATTGTTAAACAAACTCCACCAAACACCGACAATGACGCTGAAGGCTATCACTAATTTAGGCTTAGAGTTGCCTTACGAAACAATGCAGGTTTTTAAACATGAAATAGATCGACGATCAAAAGACGAGTCAGTATTGGCCGAAGATTTATATATCAAGGATGGGATTGTCCTAAAAAAAGAACTACCCAGTCCAACTATTAATTTGACAAAAGTCCCCAAATATCCGAGCTCCAAAACTGCTAAGCAGAAAATTTTTGGTGATCATCTTCGCTATCGTGGCAGTCAGGCCAAGATGATGAATATGATTTATAATAATTATTCACATCCGGAACCTCAAAACTTGATTATCGAAGCTGGTACCGGTGTTGGAAAGACATTGGGCTATTTAGTACCAATGTTGTATTTAACTTATCCAAATCAAAAAGTAGTGGTTAGCACAGCCACCAATGTGTTACAACAGCAAATGGCTAGTCAGGCGATGACTCAATTAAATCAAATTTTACCATTTGAAGTTGGCTGTGTGGTGTTAAAAGGCAACGAACATTATTTAGATTTGGCTAAATTTGTACACTCATTAAGTGTAGTGGAAGAAGCTAATCAAGTACAAATGATTAAGGCCCGCTTATTAATCTGGCTATTGCAGACGAATACTGGTGATCTTGATGAATTGCAGTTAACCAGTTACCGGGCGGCATACTTTAATGAAATTACGCACCAGGGCGTGGGAAGCCTTAATACACAAAATGATTTTTACGATGATGATTTTTTAATTAGACGCCAACATCAGCTTAAACATGCCAATGTAATTATTACGAATCATGCTTACTTAGGCCAACATGCACAAGAGCTGGGTGAACAGCTTGATCAACCATATTTGATCATTGATGAAGCACAACATCTAAGTGAAAATATTTTAAGACAATCTCGGCGCACCCTTAATTTTCAATCCATTATGACGGTTATTCATTTGTTAGAAGGGTTGGTTAATGATGGCAACAGTCGTAATCTAAGTGAGGTCTTTGCTCAATTACCAATGGCCATCTACAATGTTAAATTATTGCGGACGGATTTAAGTGATTTAGAAAACGCAATTAAACAGTTTGAGCAGGCCCTTTACCGCCAATTTATGCTTAACATATCGTCTGCTGATTCTGCGCAAATTATTGAGCAACCAATTGATAATCAAACGCTACTGCGCATGTTGCAACCTAGTAACGATATTTTGGCATCAATTAAACAAGCATTAGGAAGCATTCATTTACATTTTAATGCGCTACATCATTTGTTTGAAAGTCAGTCCAATCGTTGGTTAATTAGTGATAGATATCTAGTTACGCAGTTTCAAAGTCAATTAGTGCATTTAACCCAAACAGATGAAACGCTTAATCAGTTCATGGATATTTTGAATAATCAGGCTGATGCAGCCGTCTTTTGGTTGACCGTACAACAATCGTTAGAGCAGAGCACAATGCGATTAAGTGGTGGACTGCTGACCACCAATAAATTTTTGGTTAAACAAATATATCCATATTTCAAGCGACCGACATTTGTTGGTGCAACTTTGTTTTCATCTAGCAGATCTCAATTTCTTTATCATCAGCTGGATCTCGATCAGCGCCAAACCAAAACAAAAAAGTTGGTATCACCATTTAATTATGCTGATCAAAGTAGATTATTTATTGCTAATGATGCACCGATCATTTCAGCGCAAAATTATCAAGATTATATTCGCTACTTGAGTGATACGATTTATCAAATTACGAAAAACAATCCACGTCAAACAATGGTCTTATTTAATTCGCTCTTAACGATTGAACAAATTTATAGCCAATTGCGCAGTACGGATTTGTTCACTAAACGAGATATTTTAGCTCAAGGCATTACAGGAACAAAGGAAAAGTTGTTAAAGCAATTCACAGCTGGTCATCAGTCGATTTTATTAGGAGCTGCCAGCTTTTGGGAAGGTATTGATTTACCCAAAAATCAATTAGAACTGTTAATTATTACCCGGCTGCCATTTGATTCGCCCGCAGAAGTTTTGACTAAGGCCGAAAACAATTGGCTGCAAAAAAACCATAAGAATCCGTTTTATAATTCAGCACTACCTAAGGCAACCTTAAAGATAAGACAAGGCTTGGGACGACTTATTAGAACAGAAGAGGACCGTGGGGTGGCAATTATTCTGGATAAACGGATCATTGAACGCAAGTATGGACAAACAATGCTCAAGACGCTGCCAGAAGCATTACCGATTGAATCATTGCCAACCGAGGAGATCATTGATGAAACCAAAAATTTCTTTAAGAAATGA
- a CDS encoding DUF5590 domain-containing protein, giving the protein MPSRNNKQRRSHPIRLTIIIIILIFLFGWVVYAVGNHPRNESRSQAVSLAKKYANLKHPGDFYIYNREHTYYTITGENQKNQKILVVIAQKGGKIRVLKQANGITKNEALTQIWAKRNPKKVLKIAPGIFNDRPVWEISYINKKGNLCYELLNFKNGKDIQKIENL; this is encoded by the coding sequence ATGCCAAGCCGAAACAATAAACAACGGCGTTCACATCCAATTCGTTTGACGATTATAATTATTATTTTGATTTTCTTATTTGGCTGGGTTGTATATGCAGTAGGAAATCATCCAAGAAATGAATCTAGAAGCCAAGCTGTTTCATTAGCAAAGAAGTATGCTAATTTGAAACACCCAGGTGACTTTTACATTTATAATCGGGAGCATACGTATTATACAATTACCGGTGAAAATCAAAAAAATCAAAAAATCTTAGTTGTGATTGCGCAAAAGGGTGGTAAGATTCGTGTCTTAAAACAGGCAAATGGAATTACCAAAAACGAGGCCTTAACTCAGATTTGGGCTAAACGAAATCCTAAAAAAGTGCTAAAAATTGCTCCGGGTATTTTCAATGATCGTCCGGTGTGGGAGATTTCCTACATCAATAAAAAGGGTAACTTGTGTTATGAATTATTAAACTTCAAAAATGGTAAAGACATTCAAAAAATTGAGAATCTTTAA
- the asnS gene encoding asparagine--tRNA ligase produces the protein METINIIDTPKHVNELVKIGVWLTDKRSSGKIAFLQLRDGTAFFQGVVLKNKVSEAIFETAKKLRQETSFWVTGEIHEDARSKFGYEIQVEDLEVIGESEDYPITPKDHGVDFLMDHRHLWLRSSRPHAILTIRNEVIRATYQFFNQEGFIKIDAPILTGSAPEGTSDLFHTEYFDRDAYLSQSGQLYEEAGAMAFGKVFSFGPTFRAEKSKTRRHLIEFWMIEPEMAFMHQEQSLELQEKYVAFLVRNVIDHCKDSLETIGRDISVLERYTKTPYPRISYDQAIEMLTKSGMDISWGTDFGSPEETYLADQFDQPVFVLNYPKAIKPFYMKPHPTREDVVICADLLAPEGYGEIIGGSERAVDYDYLLDQIKKAGLDPDEYSWYLDLRKYGSVPHSGFGLGLERALTWITGEDHVREAIPFPRLLNRIYP, from the coding sequence TTGGAAACTATCAACATTATTGATACACCTAAGCACGTAAATGAATTAGTTAAAATTGGTGTTTGGCTTACTGATAAGCGGTCGAGCGGGAAGATTGCTTTTCTACAACTTCGAGATGGAACTGCTTTTTTTCAGGGCGTAGTCTTAAAAAACAAAGTTAGTGAAGCAATTTTTGAAACAGCCAAAAAATTACGCCAAGAGACTAGTTTTTGGGTAACGGGTGAAATTCATGAAGATGCACGCTCTAAATTTGGTTACGAGATCCAAGTTGAAGATCTTGAAGTGATCGGTGAAAGTGAAGATTATCCCATCACTCCTAAAGATCATGGGGTTGATTTTTTGATGGATCATCGTCATTTGTGGTTACGATCAAGCCGGCCACACGCTATTTTGACGATTAGAAATGAAGTTATTCGCGCAACCTATCAATTTTTTAATCAAGAGGGTTTCATTAAAATTGATGCACCAATTCTGACAGGAAGTGCCCCAGAAGGAACGTCTGACCTATTTCATACGGAGTATTTTGATCGTGACGCCTATCTATCTCAAAGTGGGCAACTGTACGAAGAAGCCGGTGCAATGGCATTTGGCAAAGTATTTTCATTTGGTCCAACATTTCGTGCTGAAAAATCAAAAACTAGACGGCATTTAATTGAATTTTGGATGATTGAACCTGAAATGGCCTTTATGCACCAAGAACAAAGTCTTGAATTACAAGAAAAGTATGTCGCATTTCTGGTTAGAAACGTAATCGATCATTGCAAAGATTCGCTTGAAACAATTGGTCGCGATATTAGTGTGCTGGAACGGTATACGAAAACACCATATCCACGTATCAGTTACGATCAAGCAATTGAAATGCTTACTAAGAGTGGAATGGATATTAGTTGGGGAACTGATTTTGGTTCGCCAGAAGAGACTTATTTGGCTGATCAATTCGATCAACCCGTCTTTGTGTTGAATTACCCTAAGGCGATTAAACCATTTTACATGAAACCACATCCAACTAGAGAAGATGTCGTGATTTGTGCCGATTTGTTAGCTCCTGAGGGCTATGGTGAGATTATTGGTGGCTCAGAACGGGCAGTTGATTACGATTATTTGTTGGATCAAATTAAAAAAGCTGGGTTGGATCCAGATGAATATTCATGGTACCTTGATTTACGAAAATATGGATCAGTACCCCATTCTGGATTTGGGTTAGGATTAGAACGTGCTTTAACTTGGATTACAGGGGAAGACCATGTACGTGAGGCAATTCCATTCCCACGTTTATTAAACCGAATCTACCCATAA
- a CDS encoding DnaD domain-containing protein, translating into MEEREASFMNRFVGAGQTVINNLILHHYRQIGMTTAQLMVYLQLKSYIDRGIPSPDINVIAQNLGTQATQVYELMHQMIEQKLMTHKTQVDEAGKQSDYYDFSILLEKLAQLDQQKETKVEEVKQDNQRSDVFDKIEVEFGRPLSPIEMETVSKWIDEDHYSVDLILIALQEAVLNQVWNLKYMDRILRSWEKQHITTTQQIDQQRKNRTQQQGKNNQEHQQKRVNGPKIPLFKITDE; encoded by the coding sequence ATGGAAGAACGTGAAGCTAGTTTTATGAACCGGTTTGTAGGCGCTGGGCAGACGGTTATTAATAATTTAATTCTCCATCATTATCGGCAAATAGGGATGACCACAGCACAATTGATGGTTTATTTGCAGTTGAAGTCATATATTGATCGTGGTATTCCATCACCAGATATTAATGTAATTGCGCAAAACTTAGGAACCCAAGCGACCCAGGTCTACGAGTTAATGCACCAAATGATTGAACAAAAATTAATGACCCATAAAACGCAAGTTGATGAAGCTGGTAAGCAAAGCGATTACTATGATTTTTCGATTTTATTAGAAAAATTAGCTCAGTTAGACCAACAAAAAGAAACTAAGGTTGAAGAAGTGAAACAAGATAATCAAAGATCAGATGTGTTCGATAAAATTGAAGTTGAGTTTGGTCGACCACTATCGCCAATTGAAATGGAGACAGTCTCGAAATGGATTGATGAAGATCATTACTCCGTTGATTTAATTCTGATTGCATTACAAGAGGCGGTTTTAAATCAGGTCTGGAATCTGAAATATATGGATCGCATTTTACGAAGTTGGGAAAAACAGCACATCACCACTACGCAACAAATTGATCAACAACGAAAAAATAGAACACAGCAACAGGGAAAAAATAATCAAGAGCATCAACAAAAAAGGGTTAATGGACCTAAGATTCCGTTGTTTAAGATTACGGATGAATAA
- a CDS encoding PBP1A family penicillin-binding protein: MSDNQRPSRRTQFESAGGGNKTPHRSLLKRIIIWGASAIGILILLGAVLFFYFASSAPKISESELSSQNATQIYDKDNNVVSQLGVQKREYVHSSAIPTKMKNAVVAVEDRRFYKHSGVDPIRIMGAAFADLTGSSTGLQGGSTLTQQLVKLSVFSTAASDQTIKRKAQEAWLAINVERHFSKAKILEFYINKVYMGSGVYGMQTGSQYYYGKNLSKLSIAQYAMLAGIPQSPTYYNPISHPKTATTRRNDVLDAMVRSKYISQTQATAAKQVSVQQGLDSSHGNTASASSSDDNNDKVIDSYLKQVVAQLKSEGYNPYTDGLEVHTNLNMGAQQNLYDIANDGTISFQSSSMQLGAAVTNPKNGKIIAMLGGRKTGDVTFGLNRAVQTDRSAGSTSKPLMDYGPAIEYLNYPTFRSVKDIAFTYPGTDKKLYDFDRQYKGTMTMRQALVQSRNIPALRTLQDVGISKATKFLSKLGITSSKTYELQNGIGLYISPLQEAASYAAFANGGTYYKPYYISSITTKSGETHKYSSSGVKAMKSSTAYMITDMLKGVINSSSGTGTSAKISGVHQAGKTGTTQYPSGSGVSSGVMDSWFAGYTKKYSISVWTGYDKALESGHAVTSAYEKVPQLVYRNEMSYLENENPSSNWKTPDSVSVVYRNGDRELEVKGASWSNTGTSDTYAENNNGASTAGSSSEVIVSSSSSKSESKEESESSSSNSNNSSSIEQTPNGDGGTDTESSSASSSSSAQSTPSDQAGQN, from the coding sequence ATGTCAGATAATCAAAGACCTTCACGGAGAACACAGTTTGAATCGGCTGGTGGTGGTAATAAGACCCCGCACCGCAGTTTATTAAAACGAATTATTATTTGGGGCGCTAGTGCGATTGGTATTTTAATCTTATTAGGTGCTGTACTGTTCTTTTACTTTGCCTCTAGTGCTCCTAAAATTAGTGAAAGTGAACTGTCTAGTCAAAATGCAACTCAAATTTACGACAAGGATAATAATGTCGTTTCACAACTGGGCGTGCAAAAACGAGAATATGTGCACTCTTCGGCAATTCCAACTAAAATGAAGAACGCCGTAGTTGCTGTCGAGGACCGTCGCTTTTACAAACATAGTGGAGTTGACCCCATCCGAATTATGGGAGCTGCTTTTGCAGATCTAACTGGTTCTTCAACTGGTTTACAAGGAGGTAGTACGTTAACGCAGCAACTAGTTAAATTGTCTGTTTTCTCAACGGCTGCGTCTGACCAAACTATCAAACGCAAGGCGCAAGAAGCCTGGCTAGCAATTAATGTGGAACGGCATTTTTCTAAAGCAAAAATATTGGAGTTTTACATTAACAAAGTTTACATGGGCAGTGGAGTTTATGGAATGCAAACTGGTTCACAATATTATTACGGCAAGAATCTCAGTAAGTTAAGCATAGCGCAATACGCCATGTTAGCTGGAATTCCGCAATCACCAACCTACTACAATCCAATTAGTCATCCTAAAACAGCAACGACTCGGCGCAACGATGTATTAGATGCAATGGTTCGTAGTAAATATATCTCGCAAACACAAGCAACCGCAGCTAAACAAGTCAGTGTTCAACAAGGCCTGGATTCGTCACATGGTAATACTGCGAGTGCTTCATCCTCTGATGATAATAACGATAAAGTAATCGATTCGTACCTCAAACAAGTTGTTGCACAACTTAAGAGTGAAGGATATAACCCATATACCGATGGCTTAGAAGTTCATACCAATTTAAATATGGGGGCTCAACAAAACCTATATGATATTGCTAATGATGGGACGATTTCATTTCAAAGTAGTTCAATGCAACTTGGTGCCGCAGTAACTAATCCAAAAAATGGTAAGATTATTGCCATGTTAGGTGGTCGTAAAACTGGTGATGTAACCTTTGGCCTAAACCGTGCCGTTCAAACTGATCGCAGTGCCGGATCAACGTCTAAGCCACTGATGGATTATGGCCCAGCAATTGAATATTTGAATTACCCTACATTCCGAAGCGTAAAAGATATCGCCTTTACCTATCCTGGTACAGACAAAAAGCTGTATGATTTTGATAGACAATATAAGGGTACAATGACTATGCGACAAGCATTAGTTCAATCACGTAATATTCCCGCCCTTAGAACACTTCAAGATGTTGGTATTAGTAAAGCAACTAAATTCTTAAGTAAGTTAGGGATTACATCCAGCAAAACTTATGAACTGCAAAATGGGATTGGTTTATACATTTCGCCACTACAAGAAGCTGCTTCATATGCAGCCTTTGCTAATGGTGGTACCTACTACAAGCCTTACTATATTAGCTCAATTACAACTAAGAGTGGTGAAACACATAAATACAGCTCAAGCGGTGTTAAGGCAATGAAGAGTTCAACTGCATATATGATTACGGATATGCTAAAAGGTGTTATTAATAGTTCTAGCGGTACAGGAACCAGCGCAAAAATTTCTGGTGTGCACCAGGCTGGTAAAACTGGGACAACCCAGTACCCTAGTGGTAGTGGTGTTTCATCTGGTGTAATGGATTCATGGTTTGCTGGCTACACTAAGAAATATTCAATTTCAGTTTGGACTGGATATGATAAAGCACTAGAAAGCGGACATGCAGTTACAAGTGCATACGAAAAAGTACCACAATTAGTTTATCGTAATGAAATGAGTTACCTTGAAAATGAGAATCCAAGTTCAAACTGGAAGACTCCTGATAGTGTTTCCGTTGTCTATCGTAATGGAGATCGTGAGTTAGAAGTAAAAGGTGCCAGTTGGAGCAATACCGGTACGAGTGATACGTACGCTGAAAATAACAATGGTGCCTCAACTGCTGGCAGTTCCAGTGAAGTGATTGTTTCTTCATCTTCATCCAAGAGCGAATCTAAAGAAGAATCTGAGAGTTCAAGTAGCAACTCGAATAATTCATCGTCAATTGAACAAACCCCAAATGGTGATGGTGGTACTGATACTGAAAGTAGTTCTGCAAGCAGTAGCAGTAGTGCTCAAAGTACTCCATCTGATCAGGCTGGACAGAATTGA
- the recU gene encoding Holliday junction resolvase RecU, with the protein MTIHYPNGNQNNYPTKSHANSPAIPHVSLYGKRGMSLEEEINDSNAYYLAHEIAVIHKKPTPIQLVKVDYPKRSAAVIKEAYFRRPSTTDYNGVYRGYYLDFDAKETNNKTSFPLKNFHEHQIKHLKACINQGGICFAFLKFTAINVIYLLPATKLFIYWDQQFDGGRKSIPLKNIKQDSFQIKYQLNPIIPYLDAVDKMIAESGK; encoded by the coding sequence ATGACGATTCACTATCCGAATGGTAACCAAAATAATTATCCAACCAAAAGTCATGCTAACTCCCCTGCAATCCCACATGTATCTTTATATGGCAAACGCGGGATGTCACTTGAAGAAGAGATTAACGATAGTAATGCTTACTACCTCGCACATGAAATTGCTGTAATTCATAAAAAGCCAACTCCAATTCAGCTGGTTAAAGTTGATTACCCCAAACGAAGTGCGGCTGTGATTAAAGAAGCATATTTTCGGCGACCTTCAACAACGGATTACAATGGAGTTTACCGTGGTTATTATTTAGACTTTGATGCAAAAGAAACAAATAATAAAACATCATTTCCACTCAAAAATTTTCATGAGCACCAAATTAAACACCTTAAAGCTTGTATTAACCAGGGAGGAATTTGTTTTGCTTTTTTAAAATTTACTGCAATTAACGTCATCTATTTATTACCGGCAACTAAATTATTCATTTACTGGGATCAACAATTTGACGGTGGCCGCAAATCAATCCCACTCAAAAATATCAAACAAGATAGCTTTCAAATTAAATATCAACTAAATCCAATTATTCCGTATTTAGATGCGGTTGATAAAATGATTGCTGAATCAGGAAAATAA
- a CDS encoding DUF1273 domain-containing protein → MSRLWVSGYRSYELGIFQSKDPKVTIIKEAIKQFICQRIDDGVDWIITGPQLGVEQWTIEVTLELKKDFPELKVALMLPFAQFGSQWNEDNQSTLAQLTSAVDFSDQVSDAEYHSPQQLKNYQQFMLAHTDEALLVYDPENEGKPGYDLTAANTYAEQHPYPISLIDFDQLQETADEYFERQNQRKYEDS, encoded by the coding sequence GTGAGCCGATTATGGGTGAGCGGATACCGTAGTTACGAGCTTGGCATCTTTCAATCTAAGGACCCAAAAGTAACTATTATTAAGGAAGCAATCAAACAATTCATTTGTCAAAGAATTGATGACGGCGTTGACTGGATTATTACTGGTCCCCAATTGGGAGTGGAGCAGTGGACAATTGAAGTGACATTAGAGTTGAAAAAAGATTTTCCTGAGTTAAAGGTTGCACTCATGTTACCATTTGCTCAATTCGGTAGTCAGTGGAATGAAGATAATCAAAGCACTTTGGCTCAATTGACAAGTGCAGTTGATTTTTCAGACCAAGTTAGTGATGCTGAATATCATTCACCACAACAGTTAAAAAATTATCAACAATTCATGTTAGCACATACTGATGAGGCATTATTAGTATATGATCCGGAAAATGAGGGCAAGCCCGGCTATGATCTAACAGCTGCTAATACATATGCAGAGCAACATCCGTATCCAATTAGTTTAATTGATTTTGATCAGCTGCAAGAGACTGCAGATGAATATTTTGAGCGCCAAAATCAAAGAAAGTATGAAGACTCGTGA
- the gpsB gene encoding cell division regulator GpsB encodes MDNIKFTPKDILQKEFKEKRMGNAYDPSDVDSFLDDIIKDYDTFTKEITRVQDENERLRAKVDELNRQVEVGSSVAPRSNNEQPVSSATNMDILKRLSNLERRVFGSQLDNNQSDSHLL; translated from the coding sequence TTGGATAACATTAAGTTCACTCCAAAGGATATTTTACAAAAAGAATTCAAAGAAAAACGCATGGGTAACGCATATGATCCATCCGATGTTGATAGCTTTTTAGATGATATCATTAAAGATTATGACACATTTACAAAAGAAATTACACGGGTACAGGATGAAAATGAACGGTTACGTGCTAAAGTTGATGAATTAAATCGGCAAGTTGAGGTTGGCTCCAGTGTTGCTCCACGGAGTAATAATGAACAACCAGTTTCAAGTGCCACCAATATGGATATTCTCAAACGCTTGTCTAATCTTGAGCGCCGTGTTTTTGGTTCTCAATTAGATAATAATCAGTCTGATTCACATTTACTTTAA
- a CDS encoding THUMP domain-containing class I SAM-dependent RNA methyltransferase — MKEFNIMATAAAGIEALVGRELKDLGYETQVENGRVRFRGDIKDILTTNLWLRTADRVKIIVGEFEAVTFDELFEQTKALPWDELLPIDAEFPVEGRSHNSQLHNVPSAQAIVKKAIVSKLSEVYHRRTMLPESGTLYPLEVIINKDHVILTLDTTGDSLFKRGYRKAKGGAPLKENMAAALVLLAHWFTDNPFVDPVCGSGTIPIEAALIGRNIAPGFNRNFVCEKWSLTPAGLSDEVRAAADEQADYDTPLDITGYDIDQNMVDIAKANAQEAGLSADITFKQMALKDWKTDKINGVLIANPPYGERLSDEESVRELYREMGEVYRPMKTWSKYILTSDLEFEKSYGARATKKRKLYNGSLRTDYFQYWGKKIRPTNKK, encoded by the coding sequence ATGAAAGAATTTAATATTATGGCAACGGCCGCCGCTGGTATCGAAGCATTAGTTGGCCGAGAACTGAAAGATTTAGGGTATGAAACCCAGGTTGAAAATGGGCGTGTTCGTTTTCGTGGTGATATCAAGGATATTCTCACTACTAATTTATGGTTACGGACTGCTGATCGAGTTAAGATTATTGTTGGTGAATTTGAAGCTGTAACTTTTGACGAACTATTTGAACAAACGAAAGCTTTGCCCTGGGATGAACTTTTACCGATTGACGCTGAGTTTCCAGTGGAAGGTCGGTCACATAATTCGCAATTGCACAATGTACCTAGTGCACAAGCAATTGTAAAAAAGGCGATTGTTTCTAAATTAAGTGAGGTTTATCATCGGCGTACAATGTTACCAGAATCAGGTACTTTGTATCCATTAGAAGTAATTATTAATAAGGATCACGTGATATTAACACTTGATACAACCGGTGATAGCCTGTTTAAGCGTGGCTATCGAAAGGCAAAGGGTGGTGCCCCATTAAAGGAAAACATGGCAGCTGCTCTAGTTTTATTAGCACACTGGTTTACTGATAATCCATTTGTGGACCCAGTTTGTGGTTCAGGAACGATTCCAATTGAAGCAGCTTTAATTGGTCGTAATATTGCTCCTGGATTTAATCGGAACTTTGTCTGTGAAAAGTGGTCATTAACACCGGCCGGTTTATCAGATGAGGTCCGGGCTGCTGCTGATGAGCAGGCCGACTATGATACGCCATTAGACATTACCGGTTATGATATTGATCAAAATATGGTTGATATTGCCAAAGCTAACGCACAAGAGGCGGGGCTGTCAGCTGATATCACCTTTAAGCAGATGGCTTTAAAAGACTGGAAAACGGATAAAATTAACGGAGTGTTAATTGCTAATCCACCATATGGTGAGCGTTTGAGTGATGAAGAATCAGTTCGAGAACTATACCGAGAAATGGGAGAAGTATATCGGCCAATGAAAACTTGGAGCAAATATATTTTGACTAGTGATCTTGAATTTGAAAAATCATATGGCGCAAGAGCAACCAAGAAACGTAAATTATATAATGGTTCTTTACGGACTGATTACTTCCAGTACTGGGGTAAAAAGATTAGACCAACAAATAAAAAATAA